The nucleotide window tttataaaataggaaaaatgatgaaaatagtgtacattttctaattaattgcCGAATTTTCTTAAGGTGAATAATTACCAGAAAAGTTTCAAGGTAGCTTAAAAATACTCTGTGGTTGAaagattcaataatttaatttgtaaaagaaataattattgcatctattacttcatttaaaatactgAGAGGAATTTCATCATTATCCACTAAATGTTTactttatagatttaaaatacggttttaaagtaaataaagatacTGTTTCATTAAAAAGACCATTAAAAGTAATTGGCTTTGAAAGAGACTAGAATTACCTTATTTGAAAGAGAGTAGAATTATCTTAGTTGAAATAactgaaaagaatttattaaattccacTTTTACCTGAATAGgggatgaaataatgaaaattgagcccttttgtattttttgtgaaattagctgatttgttttgtttcaaattacTCTTTTCTTTTTGGTGAGATATCACTTTTGATAACTGTCCgtctagttttaatttattgtttgaattagatgtaataaataataatctttaatcaTTACGAATAACTTTAGCacaaattcatttgaaattttttaaataataatagacgtcatcagaataattatatttactagaCGTTTCACGGTGATTTCTTAGTGTAGAGCTAGATTTTACAATCCATATGTTTTTtcgataatatttcttttttattaaaatacaagctAGAAAGTGATTAAAATTGTCATCAAAGCTAATTTTGTTATACTTTctacaatttgtttatatcaatacgtttttcagatttataacttaattttattgaaacccTTTTAAATAATGGACTTAATCTGAGtttgtaaaattacttaaaatctgTGTTTGCACTTCTCCgatttatttatacgtattctcctcatacatatttattaactaatacgTAACATCGACATCAAACAAATCGCTGACTAAACAAGAAGCCTTAAAAGcactatcacaaaaaaaaacaaatatactgttattattattccgCACAAAGTAACGCCTCTGACCTCTGAACCCACAGGTTTAGTCTGGTTAGAAGTGTAAGGCCGCTGCACGACTTTGATAATAAGAGTAATCTGTAATTtaacccaaaaaaaaaccatttgctCACTCTTACACCGAGTTTAACAGACAGTTCGACTTATTTCGAatagataaagaaattattttaaggaaGAATTAAATTGTTTCTGATATAAATAGTTCACactgagtaaaaaagattaatgtaTAAAGATTACAGCATGTTGGCAActcataagatattattttatatttcagagtaaaaattaaataaaactgttggaCCTACATATTGACAGATGAAGTCCTCCAAATTAGTTGTTAGTACCACGCCAGGGACGCAGATACGTCTCAATTGCAAAATATACAGTAAGCAAATATTcgttttttggatattttaaataattgaataagcTTGGTTAGGTTatttaattacctaaaaatttatataattattgatcccttaaatttaaagtaatgctGTTTAAATTAATCTGCAATTTTTCATATATTCGCAAATCCGAATCGTAGATTTCCAAACATAATTACCTGATAGGTACTTGGTACAacacaaagtaattaaaaactatacCATACATAATATTCTGTATGGATTTTAAGAAGGGTCACAAAACCACGtgcttagtaaaaaaataaaaataagaaatttattttttattttttattggcacgttttaaacattttttttgacaaaacGTACTTAGTTATGTTATACTCGACTACGacgctttatttaaaaaaaaaaaactaaagcagGAACACATAAATTccaaacagtatttttaacatttagaaaaaaaggataattaaaaaatgaaaaaggtttgtgaaatacatttttcttattaaaattacgttgtttaaaatcaaaatgaatgtGCTGGCTAGAAATGcaggattaattttaaatataaaagtataagttcttataaattaagagaataaaactatttaatatagtCTCACTTCAAGGAAATCTTCGAGAAGAAAAAAGAGAGTCAATAATAAGAGagaaattttcatagaaataaatatgaaaatcataaaatgtatttacggccaacagtacaataaaaaaacaatacaataggacaaattgaagatatttttactttctgtttatCCTTTCTCTCATAAAGTATACTATAAGACTATGTGGGTGGATGCTAAAGCACACAGTAATTTAAGACGTCACCACTGTCAGGGATATTACCTGTAGATCGTGACAATATGACCTAGCCTAGAGAAGGAATATAAGGGAAATTTGAAATGGTAACCCAAAACAGAAGTGGGTTAAGGAACTAGGCTGAATTTGGTATTGCAGATACTTCGACACATTCTTTCTCCACGACTTTTCTCACGCATGCTTAAAGAAACTTACTCTTTTATTTCAAACACTCTTTTTATGTTCGTTGCGTGTGAACTATAATAATACGGTGCCACTTTAAGTTTTCTAGAGGTCGATTGTTTTAACAGAATATATTATTAGTCAAAGAAATGCGTACAAATATGAGGAGAGATTTGTGTTAGAGGAACATTTATTTTCGAACGTTCCCTTTAATtagacttcaataaataaataattcactaaacagaaaaaagccattatttttattacaatacattaaaaattaacaaaaccttCAGTTTAGATAATAACATAGATACATTGATTATCTTCGGATAACGGTAcgtacaaataaaagttaataattgaaCTCGATGATAACGACAGGTAGAAAATTCTGAATTTCGGtctctaaataaaaaactttacgaCAAACCGTTTAAACGaaactgaaaaaagaagaaatggatATCTTCTTAATTGTACGATGAAGTTGACCAAATAGCGCGAAGtgatgattttcattttattaacgtaaaatatattatatcttttgttttaatctaaAGCTTTTTATCGCCTTATGAAAACATTTAGAAACTAAAACAACAGTGTGAATAAGGTATaaagaaaatacagaataatataaattcggtaaaatttgaaattaaatagctACCGTAAAACTACTAAGTCTTATAgcaaaacatgaaaaagaaagagtTCAAAATAAACCTACAAAACCTTACAACTAAACAACAATGTGAGTGAGTACATAAATTGTCCTGATTCAGTGAAAAATTacgcttaattaaaaaaaatatccctttcgacacgccggaaggcggaggtagatttcaccggtgctaagtaggggataaaaaagatttccaccttaaagttaagaaaaacttcagatttactcaatacgacaatggttgcatgtgaaaaaagtttcacatgtttaacatacgacaagcctcatcttgtaattccagcaacattttggtcatcccttgctgtaagggttgatcatatcaaaaattatttcagagaaaagttttaggtaacgtttagaggactaacgaccactttaaacctattcAACACTGTGCCTGTtagggaggtatgattattttttgtcttcgaaaccccagtTTTTcaaccctgggccaatggttaggatataaaaaaaaattatttagattacgTTTTAGGCcattatctaaagaatagtaggaacgttaaacgaatttgatattttacttaataagaaagttatagcgatatgttATTACGAAAAATCCCCACCACCATTTCtgctcccatggtccgattttggccgttaatgagttagactgagattttgggatgaatttttttaaggaacaatttaaaagtaattagcataaaattatggcagttatcgtgtccacttatatatatatatatatatatatatatataaatgtatatataaacgtttgagctgataGTGATTTTGGGGGATGTCAAACGCGaagttatgtcgaaattttccagaagtcaaaaTACCATGGGTACCATTTAATGGGTACCATttatcatggtacccattataacaggtagttttcttatgaaatctacctaaaataaacacacaaaaagaAGCatgaaaattagattatttatctGAACAATACCCAATAACCTCTCAAACAATAATATTTCCCACACAGTAGGTAATCCATTGCGACTACATTATCTATTGTAAATCTATAGCTAAACTGCTATGTAAATAATACTGTATATCAAAAACAACTaatttactaagtaaattattCTATAGAAATGGATCTAGAGTTATCAGGCAGCATTTGTCCGTTGCATTACAGcccttttaaaatcaaaatcaacgTTTATagagacattttttattatggtaGTTTCTTAcgtaaaattgttttagaaacaAAAAGAGGAGTATATATAGCAAGACATATGGATCAAAGAGAAATACAGATTTAAGAACAcggtttttatgaaatatattatgtaGTAAATTGTGCAGGTAATATTTAACGACTAATCGAAATTCAGAAGTAGAAAAAGACCGGTatgcttttatattaaaaatcatccTGAGTCAAATACAGAAGCTGCTACAAGTTTTAATTGATAGAGAACAATACTTTACAAAATCTgaaagtcaatttttaaaaaaacatttcctacGATTCTGAGAAGATAATTGTCCATGTACCTGGATGTGCACTTTTAGTATACAGCCAAATACGATCAAGGACAGGTATTAAGCCGCCCGATGGCCGATTCAAATTTACAGTCAACCCATCTTAAATTCTACTTAACgccaataattatattataatatgactATACTTTATCATATAATCAGTAAGTATTTTGATTTACTAAACCTACtgctaatgatttttttcaaatacgttTCATATCTAATATCactaactgaatttattattacatataaagaaatattattccttttaaaatgtttatctacaGATACGTTTCTGAAGCTTCTCCTCCAATGCCTAGTACCCAAGCAGTGACCTATTTATGAACATTCATTGAGGTAAACAGGGGCGTCCATCATTAACTAAGGTACTTTACGAAAAATCATCTGAACAACATTAGAGGCATTTTTGGTACTACAgtacgttcggaaagttgctgtgcccTGGAATTATGGAAGCGTAATGACGAAATTTGCTTAATTAttctcttgtatttttatttcattattttatagaaaggcATATTACAATAACTCGAATAGTTTGtgaaagatgttgaaaatgatctCCTCCAACACCAATATATCATCGCACACGTTTCAGTTTGTTTGCAAACACTTTAAACAGCTGATGTACTGAAATGTCTCGtatgtatgccgttattgcgttttttagttcgtcaatccgTGTGTGGTCTGTTCCGAAACACTGCTGATTTTGTTGCCCCccgtaaaaagtatttaaacttcCTGCTGTAGTCGATGCTGATCTAAAACAGATTAAAGATGTTACAAAATGTAATGATAACATTTGTTACAGTAACgtgaaaatttattgaagttttcaatatttgataaaattataggCTTAccgtagaaataattaatatagcatacaaaagaaaaaattaattaactttgtaaaataaataatataagatcaaaaattttattacgaaatttcataaaaagttttaatgaacTTTCAGACTAGTATTTCCGTTTCATATTACAacgcacaagctttaagcttacgGATGAGTCTATTGTCCATGACGAACGGCAATGAAAATCATGCAAAATCCTCAAAACGTTTCCTCAAATTTTTAATGGCTTTCGAGGTTTTTTTTGTCTTAGTTCCCGTATTGCAGTGGTTATAAGCAACATAATTTGAAATACAAAGCCCTTCCAAAAATTCACAGTCATTATCACTTACCAAGTCCTACGTCGGTTATAATACGGAAATCTAGAATTGAAACGGTTGAACGTTGCTCTCTTCATCAAGCCGAAACTACTTTTGTATGTCAGCACgccttctttataaaaaaacaagtgaAATGTAATCCTGAAAGTGACACCACGAAGGATGGTATACGGTGAACATCACTACTCTGAGAAAACAACTGTGACAGCCGCCTATTGGTCTTCAGGCGCTTTGAACACATTCCAGCCATAAGGAAGGATAAAATACCTAAGggaaaatgacaaattattgTATTCCATTGAATTTGTGAAAAAGTTTACGGCATTATATAAAATCCTTCTATTCAGTAACGTAAATgttgattttatgataaatttaaccggatttaaaataaaaggctatTTTTATCTTGCGTCACAAAGTTattgactttctttctttttcctgtttagcctccggtaactaccgtttagataattcttcagaggatgaatgaggatgatatgtatgagtgtaaatgaagtgtagtcttgtacattctcagttcgaccgttcctgagatgtgtggttaattgaaacccaaccaccaaagaacaccggtatccacgatctagtattcaaatccgtgtaaaaataactggctttactaggacttgaacgctgtaactctcgacttccaaatcagctgatttaggaagacgcgttaaccactagaccaacccggtgggttacaaagTTATTGACTAGACGCAATTAGTAATGTTGCTCTAGTTGCAACGAAGTTCTGACTAAGGTTATAGCTAGAATAGTTTCGATTTTGGATGACGCATATTTTGGAAACAgtcaaaaactgtatttattatgtgtttttattctagtcattaaatttttatatagaattaacgGGACACAACTTTGGCTAAAGCACTCTAGCTCCAAACCACCCATAGAACCAAATCACACTCATTTTCGTTAACGACCGTGGTATTCTACATTAACATGATAATTAACCAAATAGTAACACCCTTGAAAGAATGCAGTTTACTTAcccttaaaaacatttattcctcTACCTActaaatcaacaaacaaaaaactaatgtAGACTAATTTTGTCCACATCGTAGATGATGcgatgtaatttttaatcttgacagaatagaaaaattagtaaatttggtttgtttaaaataatatttttctttaaaacattaccGAATGcatcatatttatgttttttgtcgTAATTCGTGTCTATTGAAGGAAAACATTCGGTTCTGACGTACATTCATTTTAAGGAATTAACGTacattttaaggaatttttaattacagaaaaatataataaaatatttgaaatattctactaatttaacaggaatatgtatataaaaacatatacatacGCTTCTAACTTCATATGTAAATCTTTGTAGGAAGTCTTACTCTGAACCAATTAATAGTTATACTagctaaaatggaaaaaaattgttctttaagaacgattaaaatcaaaatcaacgTTACTTATTTATTAGTACAACTATAAATTGGGTAGTTTGTTTGGATTGTACCGTATTATACAAGAGAGCACAgcttaataaaaatcattcttgaAAAGCCTAAAccgtaaaattaaaatgtcagttctatttataaacaaagataaataatttataaaaccatatatcacattacaaaaaagaaaaaaaattgaaattaaattccaGGATAGTTTAATGATATTGCCGGTTTATTATAAGAAATCGTATTCAAAAATGGAAAATCTCCGTAAAGAAAAGTCGGTAGATTAAATTGGTAGTGGTGGaagtaataacaatataattagtttttaaacctATGTAAGTACGTTAATGTAGTACAGGTAACTGGGGCTAACGTCATGAATGGTACGCCCCACCTCAACGAGAGTATATAACGGTTGCGGGAGGTGATAAAGCACACTGATTCAACACAGCACCCAGCGGAAGGTCGCAGTTTAGAAATGTCGGTGGTAGTCGTGTtagtgttatcatttttttttatttgtaacgcATCCCCGACCGTGAAGGAAGATGCCATTAGAACAAACGAAATCGAAACGGACAACTCTAGTGCTACTGATCCAAACAGCGCGATGACCGGGGTATATACAGACTGCTTTGCAAGATTATCTTTTCCGTGCGTCCAGCAAAAAACATTAGTTTTCATCGATAAATTATCGAGATTAGAAAGAATTTCACTGATCGGAGATGTACTTGTAATCGTGAAGATAGAGGAAACAGATCGATTTAAATCACCTTTAACAGAAGAAATACTCACAGCAAGACAGATTACAGACGAAGCGACGCTTAAGGCTCTTATCGATTTATCGATAGATCGTTTCTTTGAGACACATGTGATTCGTTTGCAGCTTCCCAATATATTCCAAGATCCTTCAACAGCTAAAGAGCACAATTCAAACACAGACACTGCTATAGACTTCACTATCGGAGAAACTATACAGGCTgaaggtaatatttttactttttaacaaataatttttaatatgaaaataaatttaaaagaaagagtgaaacctcataatttaaaaaaactgaaattaataatcgtgtgttgtaataataataataataataatctataaccGTTGTaaccaataattttaatgtacggataataatataacacttattaattcaaaattggcttttttataaatagtatagttatataactatatataacacaaaaaaaaaaaacagaaaacttaccttttttttttttttttttattttaatcaggttGTTAAATCAAAAAGGTGCCTTATAATcagaaaagttacttttataacttccgacaataattgttatatttatatatttcccaGGAAAATGTGGAAAGAAAATCTATATAAACGTTATTGAGCcccttaattataatttaacagtagaaatgtgacaaatttttttttaaaggagaaagAGAGTACTTAGAATATTCATAAGTGTATTAGTCTTATTACCATCTATATAAAtgtacgttttaaaataattttctgtggtttatgtaaaatttatataacttacgaATGAGTTTATTTAACTGGGGAAAACAAAAAGGTTTTACACTGCTCCTGTAAAATCCAAAcacaaaatatgataaattgaAGAGTATAAATAGTTCTGATCAGAAAgattacataaatttgtttttaataaatttcgataagtaatttttcttaaaacgtttttaatgatAATACTATTTCAGTCAAACGATGAGACTTGATGCCGCAACCTTAAAATCGTGTTCATAATATATacaagtacatacatatatatttgaatttttatagctTACGTCTAATTTTAcggattattgtttttattatttttttccagaagTGATTAATgtcattaatgataatgatacgttagtttgtatgtatatgtatgtaaataaattaatatatatatatatatatatatatatatatatatatatatatatgtgtgtgtgtgtgtgtgtgtgtgtgtgtgtgtgtgtgtgtgtgtgtgtgtgtgcgcgcatatattgttattattaagtgatttttatatataattaatttgtattccattatttttaatggaatacttcatttttaatgttatcacTAGTTTAGTGCTAATATTATCTAATTCTGTTAAATGTAATCTAAAGTCTGTTTAATGTAATCTAATtcataaataacagatttataaagattcacaaaaaatttgtaaaaaatattacagaaggtTTTCCttgtagtaaatatattattcgAAACATTTTTTCTGGATAATGTCGTTTTAAATAaacgcaaaattatttttttatgtttttcttagaGGTATGGTCTACTATTCGCTGATGCGAAATTTACATGCTGTTAACCTGCGGTCGGTAGTTGTTCGGAAACAAGAATAGGGCAATCAGCATATCTATTTTGGCATTATTATGTaattagcacaaaaaaaaatagtttgtactATTTCAATATTATACTAATTATCGTTTGCAATGtgataatatcttatttaaatgtttgtgatttataaaattattagctgacaatcttaaaaaataatttctgaaatctGACAATTAGATTCTGATTCAGCAGGTTGTTGTTAATAGTTTTATAGTTACATAACTGCAGAATCTCTGTTATTCATTAGTCGGtagtaaattaacttttataacgtTTCATGCTTTTTTCTGGaataatattgaaacattttcttttttctatcaaattatttactaataaatagtatttagttGCTGTAGTGTTTATTACAGCATCTAAAAGTTCCAAATGTACAGTTCAtagattgtattaaataaacgtaaagtAATGCGGATAAACTATGATTTCTTCAGAagcaattattgtttaaataatcaaattaaagaagaaatattaattttttattttacataaatgtaaatgataaatatcCATATGATAATTGTACGTCATAACAAAGTAAaacttattcattaataaaatttggtattttatcacacttcaaacaaataatacttaaatGGCCATTGCTGaagttagaaatataaaattagtaaatagaaatattgcttattttatttttataacaacattaAATTACACCTTAAAATACACAAttggaatacaatattttttttaataaaatggataacatatgcctaaaaataattaaaacatccaCTACtcataaacttataaaattacttgggaaaaatattttaatcgctaatattaaataatttaatgaatagatGCATTAGGTAATTGTgtaaccatttaaaattaaaatttaacgtaaaaacttatttgataagcaatcaacatttattt belongs to Lycorma delicatula isolate Av1 chromosome 1, ASM4794821v1, whole genome shotgun sequence and includes:
- the LOC142318291 gene encoding uncharacterized protein LOC142318291, with amino-acid sequence MSVVVVLVLSFFFICNASPTVKEDAIRTNEIETDNSSATDPNSAMTGVYTDCFARLSFPCVQQKTLVFIDKLSRLERISLIGDVLVIVKIEETDRFKSPLTEEILTARQITDEATLKALIDLSIDRFFETHVIRLQLPNIFQDPSTAKEHNSNTDTAIDFTIGETIQAEGRKKGGGGGGKKGMKKMMMLMGMMMMTKLMMLAPILMGVVGLAAIKALIFSVASITISKIMILKKLKAMMGQKGGHGGGHDIGGGGGWSSGGGSSSGGYDRSFDEPDGHLLAYRSYKS